Below is a genomic region from Telmatobacter sp. DSM 110680.
CCGAACCAGCCGAATTGCGCAAGATCATGCGGGTCGCTCTCGATTGTGCATCTGAGCGCGAAGAGCGTCTTCCCCAGGTGTTCGAGTCGGCAGGCGGCTTCTCACCCACCATCGGTATCCTCGGTGCGGTACTGGGACTTATCCAGGTGATGCAGCACCTCGATAACATTCAGGAAGTGGGCCGGGGGATTGCGGTAGCATTCGTCGCCACGATTTACGGTGTCGGCATTGCCAATCTTTTCTTCGTGCCTTTCGCCGGTAAGATTCGCATACACCTACGAGACGACCAGCAGCGTCGAGAAATGATGCTTGAAGGTGTCATTTCGATACTTGAGGGGATGAATCCCCGCATGCTTGCGATGAAATTATCTGGATTCTTCAAGGACACAGAGCCGGGAAAAAAGGAACAGTTGGCGTGAGAACACACCGCTCCAAAGTGAATCACGAACGCTGGCTGGTGTCCTACGCTGATTTCATTACCCTGCTCTTCGCGTTCTTCGTTGTTCTATATGCCTTCTCAAAGGCGGACCAGAAGAAACATGCACAGGTATCCGCTGCGATCGATTCCGGGTTTCAGTCGCTCAGTATTGCGGCAACTCTTCCGAGATCCCGAACTAGCTTTGAGTCGAATAAGTCGTATGTATTCGCTGATCCTTTTCAATTTGCAGTTCAGGTGAACTCAGATGTCGAAGTCCGAACCAATCTTGAATCCATTCGCAGAGATCTTCAAAAAAGGCTTTCAGGTCAGCTTGCTCGAGGAACGGTTTCTATCCAACTGGGTCGCGGAGGGCTAGTTGTCAGTTTGCGCGAAGCGGGTTTCTTTGATTCGGGTTCCGCGATCCCTCGGCCAGAAACGATGGGTACTCTTCACCAGATTTCGGAGTCTCTCGAGAACTGCCATTACGATCTCCGAATTGAGGGACACACCGACACGATTCCAATCCACACTCCAGAATTTGATTCAAACTGGGAACTTTCCTCATCTCGCGCAACCCACATCGCACGCCTGTTGCTGCAGATGGATGCCATATCTCCCCAACAAATCTCCGCAGCCGGATACGCTGAATATCATCCCGTCGTCAGTAACGACAGTATCGAAGGGCGAGCGCAAAACCGGCGCGTGGATATAGTCGTGATGCCGCGCGCGGTGCTTGATATTTCATCTGATGATGCGGAAGACAAGTCGAGCTGGCGCAAGCTTACCAGCCAGTGAGACGAAATTCTAAGTGATGCCGAGTACCTTTACAATGACGCGTTTGCGACGCTGTCCATCGAACTCGGCATAAAACACGCGCTGCCACGTCCCAAGATCGAGGCGGCCGTCTGTTACGGGCACGGTCGTTTCGTGATGCAGAAGAAGCGATTTAAGATGAGCGTCTCCGTTGTCCTCCCCGGTCTGATGATGCTTGTAGTCCGGTCGAGCGGGCGCCAATTCTTCGAGCCATTTGCCAATATCCTCGATCAGGCCGCTTTCATGATCATTCACGTAAACCGCGGCGGTGATGTGCATGGGAGAAACGAAGCATAGTCCGTCCTTGACTCCACTGCGCTTTACGATCTGCTCCACCTGATCGGTAATGTGCACAATCTCGCGGCGCTCTTTAGTTTCAAAGATCAGATACTCAGTATGGCTTTTCATGGTTTGGCTCCTGCCAGCGAGCTGGCCGTTGGCGGCGTGACGCTCTAGCCTTATCCTAAAGAAAGGCGTGACCGGAATGAGCTCAAACGAAGCAGAACGCCTATCCCAGGATGGGCTCAATCAACTGGCTGCGGGTTCCGCAGCTGAAGCAGTTCATAGCTTTCGAGCGGCTATTTCCGCTGATCCCAACTACTTTGAGGCGCACCACGGGCTCATTCGGGCCTTGCGCGATGCTGGACGGATTGAACAATCAGTGGCTGCGGCACTCGCACTTACCGCGTTGACACCGAACGATCCCCTGGCCCACACTGCGCTGTCCATCTCTCTACAACAGGGCGGTCACGTTCCAGAAGCTGAAGCGGCGGCAGCGCGAGCGCGAATCTTGGAGTGGAAGTCTCAACTTCAAAGATCAACCGACCCGGACGATCTGCGGTGACGAAGCAATCACGGCACGATCCTGGCCGGCGATTGCGCAGGATGCACGATTACCTCGAGCGGGCTTATGGACCCCAGCACTGGTGGCCCGCAGAAACAACTTTCGAGGTAATCCTTGGCGCCTATCTCACGCAGAACACCTCGTGGAAAGCGGTAGAGGTATCGCTTGCCAATCTCCGTAATGCCGAGGCGCTCACGATCGAGGGGATTCGAGATACCTCCGTTGAAAGGTTGCAGGATCTGGTTCGTCCTTCGGGCTTTCACACGCGCAAAGCGCCGGCGCTCAAGGCCTTCGTCACAATGCTCGATGCCGAATTCGACGGTTCACTTGAACGGCTGGCGGCGGGTCAGACTGCGGCCATACGCAATCGGCTGCTTGCATTGCCCGGCGTAGGTCCTGAGACGGCCGACGCCATTCTTCTCTACGCCCTTAACCACCCGGTTCCTGTTGCGGACGAGTACCTCGGCCGGATTGCGACCCGGCATAAATTGATTTTTCCAGAACCCGCGAAGAATCGAAGCGGATACGAATCCCTCGTTCAACTCACCCGCAAGGCTTTCTGCCACGACCCAATTGAAATACAGGCGAAGATGTTCAACGATTTTCATGCGCTGACAGTCGCCGTCGGCAAAGCACACTGCGGTAAAACGCCGAGTTGTGAAGGATGCCCCCTGGCTGACGATTTGCAGTATGTCCAAAAAGCCATGAAGCACCATTGACTCCAAACTTCTCGGTCATCAGCTCTCGCCACTAAGTTTTTCGCAAATGACAGCAAGGGCTCACTCTGGTGGGAGTGAGCCCTTGCTGCTTTCTACGCGATCGGGGGAACGCGTACAACCTTCCAACGTTAATTGACGCTCAGGATGGTCGATCCCGGAGTGCCATTCAAAGTCGCCGTAACGCTCGTCTGTCCATGGGTGACGCTGGATGCGACGCCCTTCTGATTTACCACCGCAACAGTCGGCGCGGACGACGTCCACGTTGCAATTGAAGTGATGTCCTGGGTTGAACCATCGCTGAACAGCCCGCTCGCAGCAAATTGTTGCAGGGCGCCGAGCGCGATGGTTGGGTTTGCCGGGGTTACGGTGATCGATTGAATTGTCGCATTCGAAACCGTCAGTGTCGCTGTCGCCGGCGTCTGACCGTTGACAGAGCCGGTGATGGTTACAGATCCGGCAGCTATTCCGGTTGCGATGCCTTGCCGGTTGATCACTGCATCCTGGTAATTCGAGGTTTGCCAGCGAGCAGATGCTGTTAGATCTACCGTGGTGACGCCGTCACTCAGCGTGGCAGTCAGTGCAAAGGGCACCGTAGTACCCATTGCAACCGTTGCCGGAGACGGAGTGATCGCAAGTGACTGTATCGTCATCGACGTGATATTGACGTTGGTTTGGCCGGTGATCCCATTGAGCCTGGCATACACGACCACAGGTTGATTTGTAGCTTTCTTGGTGCGCAGAACGCCGCTCCCGTTGACCATCGCATACCGGGCTGAGCTGGTATGCCATGACACTCCGGAGAGCACGATCTGCGAACCATCGCTGAAAGTGCCAATCGCTGTCAGTTGCACCTTTGAATGCGGTGGCACAGTTGGACTGTCAGGCGTGATCTTGATTCCCACCAGGGTCGCTGTCGTGACAGTCAGCGTTGCCGAACCGCTTATGCTGCCCGACGTGGCAGTAATCGTCGTAACGCCAGCGCTGATACCGTTTGCCAGACCGCCTGCGTTGATCAATGCAAACGACGCATTCGACGAGCTCCAGATCACCTGCGATGTCAGGTCCTGCGTGCTGTTGTCTGTGAAGACTCCGGTTGCCGTGTACTGAACGTTGCCGTTGATGCCGACCACCGTCGACACTGGAGTTACAACGATGTTCGACAGGGTTGCCGAAGTCACCGTCAACGAAGCCGTCGCCGTCATCGAATCGAAAGCAACCGTGATTGTCGCCTGCCCCGGCGTAAATCCAGTCGCCAGTCCGTTGGAGTCAATTCCGGCAACCGAAGGCAGAGATGACAACCAGGAGAGTCCGGCCGTCACAGGCTGGATGCTTCCATCGCTGTAAACCACGTTCACGGCATATTGCTGCGTGGTCCCGCTGGCAATCGAGGCAGTCGCAGGTGTGATCTGCAGCGACTCCGGTACAGCAGAGGTGATGTAAACGGTGGTGGTATTCGTCATGCCACCGTAGCTTGCGGTAATCGTGACCGGGTTGTTATTGCTGTTTGCAACTCCCGTAACGATGCCAGTGTTTGGATCAACAGATGCAAGTGTCGAATCGGACGACGACCAGGTCGCGTTCGTGATGGTCTGCGTGCTGTTGTCACTGTAAGTGCCAGTCAGCGCCAACGGGTATTGACCACCAACCGGGATGTACTGGCCGTCAGGGGCAATATCGATCTCAGTCAAAACTGCCGCCGTCACCGTGAGAGCCGCCATTCCAGGCGTAGCTGTTCCGGAACTTGCCGTAATCATTGCCGCGCCCGTGCTTACACCAGTAGCGAGGCCTGTCTGGTCGATCGTGGCAAAGTTTGTGGCGTTGGAACTCCATGTCACGCTGTTGGTGATGTCGGTCGTGCTGCCATCTGAGAAAATACCGTTCGCAGTAAATGCTTGTGTCTGGCCTGTTGCGATGGATGCCGTCGCGGGAGTCACCATGATGGACAACAACAATGCGGAGGTCACAGTGGCAACAGCCGACCCTGACTTGGATCCAATCGTCGCCGTGATCGTTGAACCGCCCGCTGCCACGCCCGTCACCAATCCCGACGAACTAACCGTCGCATACGCGGTGCTCGCAGCGGTCCAGGTAGCCTGGCTGGTCACGTCGCTCGAAGTGCCATCGCTGTAAACGCCCATTGCAGATAACTGCTTGCTCTGGCCGGACGCTATTGTGAACGCGACTGGCGCAACGGTGATCGACACAAGCGAAGGAGCGTTCACCACTACATTGCCTGTCCCCGAAACGCCGCTCATGGATGCCGTCACGGTGACCGACCCAGCCTTGAGGGCAGTCAGAAGACCGACGCTATTCACCACCGCTACGGTCGAGTCCGACGATCCCCACACCACCTGCGTGGTGATCGGCTGCGTTGTGCTATCCGAAAACACTCCGGTCGCGGTAAGTTGCTCGGTGCCACCGGACGCCAGAGAAGGAGAAGGCGTTCCTACATTGATTGATGTGAGGACAGCAGAGCTGACTGTGACACTTGCATTACCAGTAACCGAACTCATCGTTGCAGAAATCGTCACCGATCCTGCTTTCAGGGATTTCAACATTCCTGAACTGCTGACCGTGGCGATGGTGGAATCAGAACTCTGCCAGGTCACCTGGCTGGTGATTGCCTGCGTACTGCTATCTGTGTACGTCCCCTCTGCGGTAAGCTGCTCGCTCACGCCGGCAGCCACCGGGGAGCCGCCCGAAATAGAAATCGAAGAAAGGGCCGCGCCGTTCACCGTCACCGTCATGGTGCCGCTAACCGAACCCTGGGCTGCAGTCGCGATCACCGACCCTGCCTTTTTGCTGGTCAGGAGGCCGGTGGCGCTGGCCGTCGCTACAGTGGCGTCTGAGGTTGACCACGTCACACTCGATGAAATGTCTTTGATGGTTCCATCGCTGTAGTTGCCTTGGGCGACTAATTGCAA
It encodes:
- a CDS encoding flagellar motor protein; translated protein: MDKGSIGGVMLAIFGIMAGLWMEGGKISQILQPTAALIVFGGTMGAVLLQFPLSTVAAAFRSMAQVFVAPQKENHELIQLLISIANKARRDGVVSLDADLTQITDPFLRQSLMLAVDGTEPAELRKIMRVALDCASEREERLPQVFESAGGFSPTIGILGAVLGLIQVMQHLDNIQEVGRGIAVAFVATIYGVGIANLFFVPFAGKIRIHLRDDQQRREMMLEGVISILEGMNPRMLAMKLSGFFKDTEPGKKEQLA
- a CDS encoding flagellar motor protein MotB, encoding MNHERWLVSYADFITLLFAFFVVLYAFSKADQKKHAQVSAAIDSGFQSLSIAATLPRSRTSFESNKSYVFADPFQFAVQVNSDVEVRTNLESIRRDLQKRLSGQLARGTVSIQLGRGGLVVSLREAGFFDSGSAIPRPETMGTLHQISESLENCHYDLRIEGHTDTIPIHTPEFDSNWELSSSRATHIARLLLQMDAISPQQISAAGYAEYHPVVSNDSIEGRAQNRRVDIVVMPRAVLDISSDDAEDKSSWRKLTSQ
- a CDS encoding secondary thiamine-phosphate synthase enzyme YjbQ, translated to MKSHTEYLIFETKERREIVHITDQVEQIVKRSGVKDGLCFVSPMHITAAVYVNDHESGLIEDIGKWLEELAPARPDYKHHQTGEDNGDAHLKSLLLHHETTVPVTDGRLDLGTWQRVFYAEFDGQRRKRVIVKVLGIT
- a CDS encoding tetratricopeptide repeat protein, translating into MSSNEAERLSQDGLNQLAAGSAAEAVHSFRAAISADPNYFEAHHGLIRALRDAGRIEQSVAAALALTALTPNDPLAHTALSISLQQGGHVPEAEAAAARARILEWKSQLQRSTDPDDLR
- a CDS encoding base excision DNA repair protein, which encodes MHDYLERAYGPQHWWPAETTFEVILGAYLTQNTSWKAVEVSLANLRNAEALTIEGIRDTSVERLQDLVRPSGFHTRKAPALKAFVTMLDAEFDGSLERLAAGQTAAIRNRLLALPGVGPETADAILLYALNHPVPVADEYLGRIATRHKLIFPEPAKNRSGYESLVQLTRKAFCHDPIEIQAKMFNDFHALTVAVGKAHCGKTPSCEGCPLADDLQYVQKAMKHH
- a CDS encoding Ig-like domain-containing protein, which produces MKKLGVLLSTILIFCLGFSGCGGGSSKSNSQSSNGTPTLASITVYGKNAVTSVAAGASLQLVAQGNYSDGTIKDISSSVTWSTSDATVATASATGLLTSKKAGSVIATAAQGSVSGTMTVTVNGAALSSISISGGSPVAAGVSEQLTAEGTYTDSSTQAITSQVTWQSSDSTIATVSSSGMLKSLKAGSVTISATMSSVTGNASVTVSSAVLTSINVGTPSPSLASGGTEQLTATGVFSDSTTQPITTQVVWGSSDSTVAVVNSVGLLTALKAGSVTVTASMSGVSGTGNVVVNAPSLVSITVAPVAFTIASGQSKQLSAMGVYSDGTSSDVTSQATWTAASTAYATVSSSGLVTGVAAGGSTITATIGSKSGSAVATVTSALLLSIMVTPATASIATGQTQAFTANGIFSDGSTTDITNSVTWSSNATNFATIDQTGLATGVSTGAAMITASSGTATPGMAALTVTAAVLTEIDIAPDGQYIPVGGQYPLALTGTYSDNSTQTITNATWSSSDSTLASVDPNTGIVTGVANSNNNPVTITASYGGMTNTTTVYITSAVPESLQITPATASIASGTTQQYAVNVVYSDGSIQPVTAGLSWLSSLPSVAGIDSNGLATGFTPGQATITVAFDSMTATASLTVTSATLSNIVVTPVSTVVGINGNVQYTATGVFTDNSTQDLTSQVIWSSSNASFALINAGGLANGISAGVTTITATSGSISGSATLTVTTATLVGIKITPDSPTVPPHSKVQLTAIGTFSDGSQIVLSGVSWHTSSARYAMVNGSGVLRTKKATNQPVVVYARLNGITGQTNVNITSMTIQSLAITPSPATVAMGTTVPFALTATLSDGVTTVDLTASARWQTSNYQDAVINRQGIATGIAAGSVTITGSVNGQTPATATLTVSNATIQSITVTPANPTIALGALQQFAASGLFSDGSTQDITSIATWTSSAPTVAVVNQKGVASSVTHGQTSVTATLNGTPGSTILSVN